ACAATTGGAGGCGATACCTGCGGTGGGCTGCTCCTACGCACTACCCATTCTCAATCATTAACAAAGTTGTCAGTTCTGGATATTGACGGAAAAACCCATCAATGCTAGCTAATCTCGCTTGATATTCAATGGCTGTGGCGATAATAATTCTGTCAAAAGGATCTCGATGAATGGGTGATAAATTAACAGCACAAGACGCGATCGCCACAGTCAAGGGTAAAAGCGATATTCCTGAAGGTTCTAAAGCTTCCTCAAACCATTGATTCACCGGACTTGGTAATAATAAACGTCCTCTTTGTTGGGAAGCAGCTACTTCATAACAGGATACTGGCGAAATTCCCACCTGATTGGCTGTTTCTATTATTTCTAACCATGAAGTTGGAAATTGATCTAATTCTCGATTAATATACCAAATCCAGATATGAGTATCTAGGATAATTATTTCAGACATTCCCAATCTTGGTCATTAACAAGTGGATTTACCAAGTCTCCTAATGTTTTTCCCTTACCAGCAATCAAGGGTGAAGGTTGACGGCGTTTTTGGGGTTGGGGTGGGATCTCTTCTAGAATTGAGATCATAATTCGAGCGGACTTAAGAGGGGGTTTTTCGGTTAACCACGTTATTTGACCATTTTCATAAAGGGCTTCGTATTGCATAGGTTGAGTGAGTGAATCAATCTTTGCAATATTATAACGGTAATTTGTTAGGTTTCGTTCTTCAACCCAAGCTACAAGAACGCGTAGGCGACGCCCGCCGTAGGCATCGCACTTCATGGATGTATGAGGTGCCGTACTCTCGTTAACGCACCCTACAAGATTTATAATGGGAGGCGATGGCTACGCCCGCCGCAGGCATAGCACTACAAGATCGGCGATCGCGCTGATAATTCTTCACGAAGAATACGGCGTAGATCCTCTTGGGTGAGAGGTTGATCGCAAGGGGACTGGAGATATTTCTTTAAAACCTCATTAATCAGAGTCTGATAACCCATTCCAGTCATTTCAGCCTCTTCTCGAAATTTATCTAGAATTTCATCATCTAGATAAATAGTAATGCGTGTTTTTCCATGAGTTGGAATTACAGATCCTCGTTTTCCCTTAGAAAAATCATATTCCTTTCTCATAAGCTTTTATCTCCTGTTTTGTAGCGCTACGAGCAGAAATCAGTCGAATCACCTCATCGCGCATGGTATAAACAACGACCAGTGGTAAGCCATAGTTTCCTATCCCCACTGCGATGAAACGTTCTTCAGTAATCGAATCTGGATCAATATCATGAATGGCAAGGGGATCGAAAAACACCATTTCAGCTTCTGCAAAGGAAACACCATGCTTTTGCCAATTGGTTTTTGCTTTTTTGGGATCATATTCAAAGACCATACATATATTATATGTATGGCAGATTGTCTCGTCAAGATTCATGTAGGGGGTGTTAGCCACGGCGTAACACACCAAGTATTAACAAAAATAAGGTGCCGTACTCTCAGCGTTTTTGCACCCTACAAGATCGGCGATACCTGCGGTGGGCTGCGCCTACGCACGACAAGATCGCGATCGCTTTGTTTGGGGTTGGGTTGGTGCGTTACGCGATCGCACTTTTCCGGGTGTGTTAGCGATCGCGTTACACGCCGAATATTAGCAACAATACGGTGCCGTACTCTCATTAACGCACCCTACAAGATATATAATAGGAGGCGATGGCTACGCCCGCCGCAGGCATCGCACTACAAGATTGCGATCGCACTTTCAGTTAACGCACCCGACAATATCACGCGATCGCGCTAATGAAGAGTGTTTCGTAGGGGCGCAAGGCCTTGCGCCCTGAATTTGTCGCCCCGTCAGCGCGAATTTCCCCCACCGTTGATGACTACGAGCGGAGTGTTGATTGTGGGTGAGGGCGCAAAGCCTTGC
The Gloeotrichia echinulata CP02 DNA segment above includes these coding regions:
- a CDS encoding PIN domain-containing protein; amino-acid sequence: MSEIIILDTHIWIWYINRELDQFPTSWLEIIETANQVGISPVSCYEVAASQQRGRLLLPSPVNQWFEEALEPSGISLLPLTVAIASCAVNLSPIHRDPFDRIIIATAIEYQARLASIDGFFRQYPELTTLLMIENG
- a CDS encoding BrnA antitoxin family protein encodes the protein MRKEYDFSKGKRGSVIPTHGKTRITIYLDDEILDKFREEAEMTGMGYQTLINEVLKKYLQSPCDQPLTQEDLRRILREELSARSPIL
- a CDS encoding BrnT family toxin → MVFEYDPKKAKTNWQKHGVSFAEAEMVFFDPLAIHDIDPDSITEERFIAVGIGNYGLPLVVVYTMRDEVIRLISARSATKQEIKAYEKGI